One part of the Rutidosis leptorrhynchoides isolate AG116_Rl617_1_P2 chromosome 1, CSIRO_AGI_Rlap_v1, whole genome shotgun sequence genome encodes these proteins:
- the LOC139871254 gene encoding heat stress transcription factor A-4c-like codes for MSDAQTNNANSLPPFIVKTYEMVDDPLTDHIVSWSHNNRSFVVWNPPEFSGELLPRFFKHNNFSSFIRQLNTYGFRKIDPEQWEFANEDFVRGKPYLLKNIYRRKPVHSHSIQNANTNGASSSTPLTESERIQYKKEIFRLRYEKESLSLELQRRQQEQEEIELAARALTERLKIAGDRQKDMLCALENTIQKPTQLLDTNDRKRRLLAETSDQACSFDVPNDETLTTDALLALDLELVEQLESSLMFWEVILTEKRPPVELDREQETNLEMGSKESENFESFKNVVMNEEFESGNLKNEPIGANDGFWEQFLTENPDGSVAENDRRGLEQYGKFWWNMRSVNSVAETT; via the exons ATGAGTGATGCTCAAACTAATAATGCCAATAGTTTACCTCCGTTTATCGTCAAGACATATGAAATGGTTGATGATCCTTTAACGGATCACATCGTTTCATGGAGTCACAATAATCGAAGTTTCGTTGTGTGGAACCCTCCAGAATTTTCTGGTGAATTGCTTCCAAGATTCTTCAAGCACAATAATTTCTCGAGCTTTATCAGACAACTTAATACTTAT GGTTTTCGGAAAATTGATCCAGAACAATGGGAATTTGCTAATGAAGATTTTGTAAGAGGCAAACCATATCTATTAAAGAACATTTATAGACGAAAGCCAGTTCATAGTCATTCAATTCAAAACGCGAATACTAATGGAGCATCTTCATCAACACCATTAACCGAATCGGAAAGAATTCAATACAAAAAAGAGATATTTAGGCTACGGTACGAGAAAGAATCATTATCTTTGGAGTTGCAAAGGCGCCAACAAGAACAAGAAGAGATCGAATTAGCAGCACGCGCATTAACAGAACGATTAAAGATTGCTGGAGATCGTCAAAAGGATATGTTGTGTGCTTTGGAAAATACTATTCAAAAACCGACTCAATTATTGGACACGAATGATAGAAAAAGACGGCTTTTGGCTGAAACTAGTGATCAAGCTTGCTCTTTTGACGTCCCTAATGATGAAACGTTAACTACAGACGCGCTTTTGGCGTTAGACTTAGAACTAGTGGAGCAATTGGAGTCTTCTCTTATGTTTTGGGAGGTTATATTGACCGAAAAAAGACCACCTGTTGAGTTGGATCGCGAGCAAGAAACAAATCTTGAAATGGGTTCAAAAGAAAGTGAGAATTTTGAGTCATTCAAGAATGTTGTAATGAAtgaagaatttgaaagtgggaattTGAAAAACGAGCCGATTGGTGCGAATGACGGGTTTTGGGAGCAGTTTTTGACAGAGAATCCTGACGGTTCTGTAGCGGAGAATGACCGGAGAGGGTTAGAACAGTATGGGAAATTTTGGTGGAACATGAGGAGTGTAAATAGTGTAGCAGAAACAACTTAA